In Malus sylvestris chromosome 16, drMalSylv7.2, whole genome shotgun sequence, the following are encoded in one genomic region:
- the LOC126608920 gene encoding uncharacterized protein LOC126608920 isoform X2, translating to MSDVSIARIRGENRFYNPPAVRQRQQQQRQKLQEEKHQRQSVDSDDCATSYSSGSGREVVSDATNLDRFLEYTAPVVVAQYFPKTSVKGWRTRESELHPYFVLGDLWESFKEWSAYGAGVPLLLNGSDSVIQYYVPYLSAIQLYVDPSKPSTRTRRPGDESDAESSRETSSNGSSDYGTERGFNNVPYSALSWQNAADVNGHGWNKTFPRNKPLNGSSSDESGEACNPSQLIFHYMEHDQPFGREPLADKISVLASQFPELRTYRSCDLSPSSWLSVAWYPIYRIPTGPTLQSLDACFLTFHSLSTPTKGASADELQCGGARARDNQNADFKLSLPIFGLASYKFKVSFWNPNGVYKCQKADSLLRAADYWLRRLQVNHPDFNFFVSHSIPKR from the exons ATGTCAGACGTTTCGATTGCTCGGATTCGGGGAGAGAATCGGTTCTACAACCCACCAGCTGTACGACAAcggcagcagcagcagcgaCAAAAGCTACAGGAAGAGAAGCATCAGAGGCAGTCGGTGGATTCAGACGACTGTGCGACTTCATACAGTTCTGGTTCGGGTCGGGAAGTGGTGAGCGATGCTACGAATTTGGATCGATTTTTGGAGTACACCGCACCTGTGGTTGTGGCCCAGTATTTTCCGAAG ACAAGTGTGAAGGGATGGAGGACTCGTGAGTCAGAATTACATCCATACTTTGTGCTTGGAGATTTATGGGAATCCTTCAAAGAGTGGAGCGCTTACGGTGCGGGTGTTCCTCTTTTGTTGAATGGGAGTGACTCTGTTATCCAGTACTATGTTCCTTACTTGTCCGCTATTCAGCTCTATGTAGACCCATCAAAGCCATCAACGAGAACAAG GAGGCCTGGTGATGAGAGTGATGCAGAGTCATCGAGGGAGACAAGTAGCAACGGCAGCAGTGATTATGGAACAGAAAGAGGATTTAACAATGTTCCTTATAGTGCTTTAAGTTGGCAGAATGCTGCAGATGTAAATGGCCATGGTTGGAATAAAACCTTCCCGAGAAATAAACCCTTAAATGGTTCCTCAAGTGATGAAAGTGGTGAGGCTTGCAACCCTAGTCAGCTTATATTTCATTATATGGAGCATGATCAACCATTTGGTCGTGAACCTTTGGCTGATAAG ATTTCAGTTCTTGCATCTCAATTTCCAGAGCTGAGGACATACAGGAGCTGTGATTTATCACCTTCTAGTTGGCTTTCTGTAGCCTG GTATCCGATATATAGGATACCTACAGGTCCAACATTGCAGAGCCTAGATGCATGCTTCTTGACCTTTCATTCCCTATCGACTCCCACAAAGG GTGCAAGCGCTGATGAACTTCAGTGTGGTGGTGCACGAGCTAGAGACAACCAAAATGCCGATTTCAAACTATCATTGCCAATCTTTGGGCTTGCTTCGTACAAGTTCAAGGTTTCCTTTTGGAATCCTAATGGAGTTTACAAATGCCAGAAGGCTGATTCTCTATTGCGAGCAGCTGACTACTGGCTCAGGCGATTGCAAGTTAATCATCCTGATTTCAATTTCTTTGTGTCGCACAGCATTCCAAAGAGGTGA
- the LOC126608924 gene encoding major strawberry allergen Fra a 1-3-like: MGVFTYESETTSVIPPARLFNATALDGDELIAKLAPQAVKSIEILEGDGGVGTVQKIIFGEGSTNGYVKKRIDVIDKDNFVYKYSMIEGDAISETIEKISYETTLVASGSGSIIKRTCHYHTKGDVEINEEHLKASKEKSSHLLKLVENYLLEHQDAYN; the protein is encoded by the coding sequence ATGGGTGTTTTCACATACGAATCCGAGACCACCTCCGTCATCCCCCCTGCTAGGTTGTTCAATGCGACTGCTCTTGATGGTGATGAACTCATCGCCAAGCTTGCACCACAGGCAGTGAAGAGCATTGAGATCCTTGAAGGAGATGGTGGAGTTGGAACTGTTCAGAAGATCATCTTCGGTGAAGGTAGCACAAATGGCTACGTGAAAAAAAGAATTGATGTGATTGACAAGGACAACTTTGTGTACAAGTACAGTATGATTGAGGGAGATGCTATCTCAGAGACAATTGAGAAGATCTCTTATGAGACTACGTTGGTGGCTTCTGGCAGCGGTTCCATCATCAAGCGCACATGCCACTACCACACTAAGGGTGATGTTGAAATTAATGAAGAGCATCTCAAGGCTAGCAAAGAGAAGTCTTCCCACCTCTTGAAGTTGGTTGAGAACTACCTCTTGGAGCACCAGGATGCCTACAACTAA
- the LOC126608920 gene encoding uncharacterized protein LOC126608920 isoform X1 codes for MSDVSIARIRGENRFYNPPAVRQRQQQQRQKLQEEKHQRQSVDSDDCATSYSSGSGREVVSDATNLDRFLEYTAPVVVAQYFPKTSVKGWRTRESELHPYFVLGDLWESFKEWSAYGAGVPLLLNGSDSVIQYYVPYLSAIQLYVDPSKPSTRTRHECHYVGKLSEQNLNLVRRPGDESDAESSRETSSNGSSDYGTERGFNNVPYSALSWQNAADVNGHGWNKTFPRNKPLNGSSSDESGEACNPSQLIFHYMEHDQPFGREPLADKISVLASQFPELRTYRSCDLSPSSWLSVAWYPIYRIPTGPTLQSLDACFLTFHSLSTPTKGASADELQCGGARARDNQNADFKLSLPIFGLASYKFKVSFWNPNGVYKCQKADSLLRAADYWLRRLQVNHPDFNFFVSHSIPKR; via the exons ATGTCAGACGTTTCGATTGCTCGGATTCGGGGAGAGAATCGGTTCTACAACCCACCAGCTGTACGACAAcggcagcagcagcagcgaCAAAAGCTACAGGAAGAGAAGCATCAGAGGCAGTCGGTGGATTCAGACGACTGTGCGACTTCATACAGTTCTGGTTCGGGTCGGGAAGTGGTGAGCGATGCTACGAATTTGGATCGATTTTTGGAGTACACCGCACCTGTGGTTGTGGCCCAGTATTTTCCGAAG ACAAGTGTGAAGGGATGGAGGACTCGTGAGTCAGAATTACATCCATACTTTGTGCTTGGAGATTTATGGGAATCCTTCAAAGAGTGGAGCGCTTACGGTGCGGGTGTTCCTCTTTTGTTGAATGGGAGTGACTCTGTTATCCAGTACTATGTTCCTTACTTGTCCGCTATTCAGCTCTATGTAGACCCATCAAAGCCATCAACGAGAACAAG ACATGAATGTCATTACGTGGGGAAACTGTCGGAGCAAAATTTGAATTTAGTGAG GAGGCCTGGTGATGAGAGTGATGCAGAGTCATCGAGGGAGACAAGTAGCAACGGCAGCAGTGATTATGGAACAGAAAGAGGATTTAACAATGTTCCTTATAGTGCTTTAAGTTGGCAGAATGCTGCAGATGTAAATGGCCATGGTTGGAATAAAACCTTCCCGAGAAATAAACCCTTAAATGGTTCCTCAAGTGATGAAAGTGGTGAGGCTTGCAACCCTAGTCAGCTTATATTTCATTATATGGAGCATGATCAACCATTTGGTCGTGAACCTTTGGCTGATAAG ATTTCAGTTCTTGCATCTCAATTTCCAGAGCTGAGGACATACAGGAGCTGTGATTTATCACCTTCTAGTTGGCTTTCTGTAGCCTG GTATCCGATATATAGGATACCTACAGGTCCAACATTGCAGAGCCTAGATGCATGCTTCTTGACCTTTCATTCCCTATCGACTCCCACAAAGG GTGCAAGCGCTGATGAACTTCAGTGTGGTGGTGCACGAGCTAGAGACAACCAAAATGCCGATTTCAAACTATCATTGCCAATCTTTGGGCTTGCTTCGTACAAGTTCAAGGTTTCCTTTTGGAATCCTAATGGAGTTTACAAATGCCAGAAGGCTGATTCTCTATTGCGAGCAGCTGACTACTGGCTCAGGCGATTGCAAGTTAATCATCCTGATTTCAATTTCTTTGTGTCGCACAGCATTCCAAAGAGGTGA
- the LOC126608922 gene encoding protein DEHYDRATION-INDUCED 19 homolog 4-like produces MDSDNSWSSLFSTPSSRRYLSRSDLFSHEETDGDDDLKAEFLCPFCAEDFDVVGLCCHIDEEHPLEAKNGVCPVCAKRVGANLVSHITTQHGSLLKVQRKRKLRRGSGSTFSILRKELREGSLQSLLGGSSFLSSNTEADPLLSSFIYNPPTVDEDVSTQTHPLVEPSFVKESTKEEVSERSVQQPPLSRKDQEEQARRCEFVQGLLMSTIFDDL; encoded by the exons ATGGACTCTGATAATTCGTGGAGCAGTCTCTTCTCGACCCCCTCGTCGAGGCGGTATCTGTCGCGATCCG ATCTGTTTTCGCACGAAGAAACTGACGGGGACGATGATTTAAAGGCCGAGTTTTTGTGTCCTTTTTGCGCCGAGGATTTTGATGTCGTTGGGCTTTGCTGCCACATCGATGAGGAGCATCCGCTGGAGGCCAAGAACGGG GTCTGTCCAGTTTGTGCGAAAAGGGTGGGAGCAAACCTTGTGAGCCATATTACTACGCAACATGGGAGTTTGTTAAAG GTTCAGCGCAAGAGGAAACTTCGCAGGGGATCTGGGTCAACATTTTCTATATTAAGGAAAGAACTGCGGGAAGGAAGTTTACAATCTCTTCTAGGAGGGTCTTCGTTCCTTTCCTCAAACACTGAAGCTGATCCTTTGTTGTCTTCTTTTATATATAACCCTCCCACGGTTGATGAGGATGTCAGTACACAGACCCATCCTTTAGTTGAACCATCTTTTGTGAAGGAGAGCACAAAGGAAGAGGTCTCGGAAAG AAGCGTTCAACAGCCACCGTTATCTCGCAAGGACCAAGAGGAGCAAGCGCGGAGGTGTGAGTTTGTTCAAGGACTGCTGATGTCGACTATTTTTGATGATTTATGA